One region of Catenuloplanes indicus genomic DNA includes:
- a CDS encoding LysR family transcriptional regulator: protein MSGLETRQLRYFVAVAEERHFGRAATRLGMAQPPLSRAIRDLERQLGVPLLVRTTRQVTLTPAGETLLADARVALDAISTAEHRARRAVRPVLRLALKADFDGGLLPAILDAYAAGGPATADRGAGVPFERSPGIVAGPSPGAPLPPVELLLGGPGDQERALRDGRADVALLPGAFEARGLDAEPLLTGPTVVALAAADPLAARTVIRLPDLAGRRLPYGSPAEQGRVAPPAAPRLRDLSQIFSLVEVGSAVWFLPEWVARRFPRPGIAYRPVPDLEPVSLSVVWPASSRSPAVAAFVRAARTVADSQPAAALH from the coding sequence ATGAGTGGGCTGGAGACCCGGCAGCTGAGATACTTCGTCGCCGTGGCCGAGGAACGGCACTTCGGCCGCGCCGCCACCCGGCTCGGCATGGCCCAGCCGCCGCTGTCCCGCGCGATCCGCGACCTGGAACGGCAGCTGGGCGTCCCGCTGCTGGTGCGCACCACCCGTCAGGTGACGCTCACCCCGGCCGGCGAGACGCTGCTGGCGGACGCGCGAGTCGCCCTGGACGCGATCTCGACCGCGGAACACCGCGCCCGGCGAGCCGTGCGGCCGGTACTGCGGCTCGCACTCAAGGCGGACTTCGACGGCGGTCTGCTGCCGGCGATCCTGGACGCCTACGCCGCGGGCGGCCCAGCTACCGCGGATCGCGGCGCGGGGGTGCCGTTCGAGCGGTCACCCGGCATCGTGGCCGGGCCGTCACCCGGGGCACCGCTGCCACCGGTGGAGCTGTTGCTCGGCGGGCCGGGAGACCAGGAGCGGGCGCTGCGTGACGGGCGAGCCGACGTGGCGTTGCTGCCCGGTGCGTTCGAGGCCCGTGGCCTGGACGCCGAACCGCTGCTGACCGGCCCGACCGTGGTCGCGCTGGCCGCGGCCGACCCGCTGGCGGCGCGCACGGTCATCCGGCTGCCCGACCTGGCCGGCCGCCGGCTTCCCTACGGCTCACCGGCCGAGCAGGGCCGGGTCGCGCCGCCGGCCGCACCCCGGCTGCGCGACCTCTCGCAGATCTTCAGCCTGGTCGAGGTGGGCAGCGCGGTCTGGTTCCTGCCCGAGTGGGTGGCGCGGCGCTTCCCCCGGCCGGGCATCGCATACCGGCCGGTACCGGATCTGGAACCGGTGTCGCTCTCCGTCGTCTGGCCGGCCTCGTCCCGCTCCCCGGCGGTCGCCGCCTTCGTCCGCGCCGCCCGTACCGTCGCCGACTCCCAGCCCGCCGCCGCGCTGCACTGA
- a CDS encoding ATP-binding cassette domain-containing protein, protein MLSVRQVTAGFGGDRPALCEVSFDLPAGAVLGVAGEPGSGRSTLTRVLTGDHVAHTGTLTLRPRDGGPEIELRADTPRPSRAERLAAASPRVLDTADPVLTPRQRHADVLVIDDAPAGSAAALARLRDRYGFAIVVTCTGPGALRGVADEVAVLYGGRIVEHGRAEDVWAGPHHPHTIDLFRGRDSAAAPSGGPGCPYRARCAYRMRVCDDTDPALDLITVGDGGTTMAACLQYDRDVPDPALLTDRRTAGLGSPA, encoded by the coding sequence GTGCTCAGCGTGCGGCAGGTCACGGCCGGCTTCGGCGGCGACCGGCCCGCGCTGTGCGAGGTCTCGTTCGACCTGCCCGCCGGTGCCGTGCTCGGCGTGGCCGGCGAGCCGGGCAGCGGCCGCAGCACGCTCACCCGCGTGCTCACCGGCGACCACGTCGCGCACACCGGCACGCTCACGCTGCGGCCGCGGGACGGCGGCCCCGAGATCGAGCTGCGGGCGGACACGCCCCGGCCCAGCCGGGCGGAACGGCTGGCGGCCGCGTCCCCCCGCGTGCTGGACACGGCCGACCCGGTGCTCACCCCCAGGCAGCGGCACGCGGACGTACTGGTCATCGACGACGCCCCGGCCGGATCGGCGGCCGCGCTGGCCCGGCTGCGTGACCGGTACGGGTTCGCGATCGTGGTCACCTGCACCGGCCCGGGCGCGCTGCGCGGCGTGGCGGACGAGGTCGCGGTGCTCTACGGCGGGCGGATCGTCGAACACGGCCGGGCCGAGGACGTGTGGGCCGGACCGCACCACCCGCACACGATCGACCTGTTCCGCGGCCGGGACTCCGCGGCCGCGCCCTCCGGCGGGCCGGGGTGCCCCTACCGCGCGCGGTGCGCGTACCGAATGAGGGTCTGTGACGACACGGATCCCGCGCTGGACCTGATCACCGTGGGAGACGGCGGGACCACGATGGCCGCCTGCCTGCAGTACGACCGGGACGTACCCGATCCGGCGCTGCTGACCGACCGTCGTACCGCGGGGTTAGGCTCACCGGCGTGA
- the mgrA gene encoding L-glyceraldehyde 3-phosphate reductase, whose protein sequence is MTTYNPARDRYQTMTYRRSGRSGLKLPAISLGLWHNFGDTRPLETQREIVRRAFDLGVTHFDLANNYGPPPGSAESNFGRLLATDLKPYRDEIVISSKAGYHMWDGPYGEWGSRKQLVSSLDQSLRRLGVDYVDIFYHHRPDPETPLEETMAALDAIVRSGKALYVGISNYTAEQTTRAAELLRTLGTPLLIHQPSYSMLNRWIERDGLLDALETAGAGCIAFSPLQQGLLTDRYLSGVPSDSRVATSHFLNESDLSEDTMGKVRALNEIASGRGQSLAQLALAWALRDPRMTSLIIGASSTTQLETNIAALGNLAFSDDELAEIEKYAVDR, encoded by the coding sequence GTGACGACGTACAACCCCGCACGTGACCGCTACCAGACCATGACCTACCGGCGATCCGGCCGCAGTGGGCTGAAGCTGCCCGCGATCTCGCTCGGCCTCTGGCACAACTTCGGTGACACCCGGCCGCTGGAGACCCAGCGCGAGATCGTCCGGCGGGCGTTCGACCTCGGCGTCACCCACTTCGACCTGGCCAACAACTACGGCCCGCCGCCCGGCTCCGCCGAGTCCAACTTCGGCCGGCTGCTGGCCACCGACCTGAAGCCGTACCGGGACGAGATCGTCATCTCCTCCAAGGCCGGCTACCACATGTGGGACGGGCCGTACGGCGAGTGGGGCTCGCGCAAGCAGCTCGTCTCGTCGCTGGACCAGTCGCTGCGCCGGCTCGGCGTGGACTACGTCGACATCTTCTACCACCACCGCCCCGACCCGGAGACGCCGCTCGAGGAGACGATGGCCGCGCTGGACGCGATCGTCCGCTCCGGCAAGGCGCTCTACGTCGGCATCTCCAACTACACGGCCGAGCAGACCACCCGCGCCGCCGAGCTCCTCCGCACGCTCGGCACCCCGCTGCTGATCCACCAGCCGTCGTACTCGATGCTCAACCGCTGGATCGAGCGCGACGGCCTGCTCGACGCGCTGGAGACCGCCGGCGCCGGCTGCATCGCGTTCAGCCCGCTGCAGCAGGGCCTGCTCACCGACCGTTACCTCTCCGGCGTGCCGTCCGACTCCCGCGTCGCGACCAGCCACTTCCTGAACGAGAGCGACCTGTCCGAGGACACCATGGGCAAGGTCCGCGCGCTCAACGAGATCGCGTCCGGCCGCGGCCAGTCCCTCGCCCAGCTCGCGCTCGCCTGGGCGCTGCGCGACCCGCGGATGACCAGCCTGATCATCGGCGCGTCCAGCACCACCCAGCTGGAGACGAACATCGCCGCGCTCGGCAACCTCGCGTTCTCCGACGACGAGCTCGCCGAGATCGAGAAGTACGCGGTCGACCGTTGA
- the bluB gene encoding 5,6-dimethylbenzimidazole synthase, with protein MNHDLYEIIHRRRDVRGQFTGEPVPDDVLDRVLDAAHAAPSVGLSQPWDFVIVRGRAAREQFHAHVRREREIFAATLDGDAAARFARIKIDGVLESTLSIVVTYDPDRGGPAVLGRHAIADAGLYSACLAVQNLWLAATAERLGVGWVSFYREEFVRDLLGIPATIRPIAWLCMGPVTHLEETPDLERHGWRRRRPLHLARHDDRWGGRDRR; from the coding sequence GTGAACCATGACCTGTACGAGATCATCCACCGTCGCCGCGACGTGCGCGGCCAGTTCACCGGCGAGCCGGTGCCGGACGACGTGCTGGACCGGGTGCTCGACGCCGCGCACGCCGCACCGAGCGTGGGCCTGTCCCAGCCGTGGGATTTCGTGATCGTCCGCGGGCGCGCGGCGCGGGAGCAGTTCCACGCGCACGTACGCCGGGAGCGAGAGATCTTCGCGGCCACGCTGGACGGTGACGCGGCGGCCCGGTTCGCGCGCATCAAGATCGACGGAGTGCTGGAGTCGACGCTGTCCATCGTGGTCACCTACGACCCGGACCGCGGCGGTCCCGCCGTGCTCGGGCGGCACGCGATCGCGGACGCCGGCCTCTACTCCGCCTGTCTCGCGGTGCAGAACCTGTGGCTGGCCGCGACCGCGGAACGGCTCGGCGTGGGCTGGGTGTCGTTCTACCGCGAGGAGTTCGTCCGCGATCTGCTCGGCATCCCGGCGACGATCCGGCCGATCGCGTGGCTGTGCATGGGGCCGGTCACGCACCTCGAGGAGACCCCGGACCTGGAACGCCACGGCTGGCGCCGACGCCGCCCACTGCACCTCGCCCGGCACGACGACCGCTGGGGCGGCCGGGACCGGCGATAG
- a CDS encoding NmrA family NAD(P)-binding protein encodes MIVVTAPTGQIGAHVVRGLLDADVPVRVVARDPARLAPGVAAQAEVVTGSHGDPDVMAAAVDGADTVFWLVPPDPAAAGVDQAFAGFARPVLDALAGRRVVAVSALGRGTPVAARAGRVTATHAMDDLIAGTAAAYRALVTSSFMDNLLRHVGPIITDGVFYGPHRPDLAMPHVATRDVAAAAVRLLRDRTWTGRAEVPVLGPEDLTFDRIAEIAGEVLGRPVRYRQVPGDAFVAAMMRAGNTEPMARSLLDMALAKNDGLDAGVARTPGTTGPTTFRQWCREVLRPAAERSAAIAGGAGGR; translated from the coding sequence ATGATCGTAGTTACCGCTCCCACCGGTCAGATCGGTGCGCACGTGGTGCGCGGGCTGCTCGACGCGGACGTGCCGGTCCGGGTGGTCGCGCGTGATCCGGCGCGGCTGGCGCCGGGAGTCGCCGCGCAGGCCGAGGTGGTGACCGGCTCGCACGGTGACCCGGACGTGATGGCCGCGGCCGTGGACGGTGCGGACACCGTGTTCTGGCTGGTGCCGCCGGATCCGGCCGCGGCGGGGGTGGATCAGGCCTTCGCCGGGTTCGCGCGGCCGGTGCTGGACGCGCTCGCCGGCCGGCGGGTGGTCGCGGTGTCCGCGCTCGGGCGCGGGACGCCGGTCGCGGCGCGGGCCGGGCGGGTGACCGCCACGCACGCGATGGACGACCTGATCGCCGGGACCGCCGCGGCGTACCGTGCGCTGGTGACGTCGTCCTTCATGGACAATCTGCTGCGGCACGTCGGGCCGATCATCACGGACGGCGTGTTCTACGGCCCGCACCGGCCGGATCTGGCGATGCCGCACGTCGCCACGCGGGACGTCGCCGCGGCCGCGGTCCGGCTGCTGCGCGACCGCACGTGGACCGGGCGGGCCGAGGTGCCGGTGCTCGGCCCGGAGGATCTGACGTTCGACCGGATCGCGGAGATCGCGGGTGAGGTGCTGGGGCGGCCGGTCCGGTACCGGCAGGTGCCGGGGGACGCGTTCGTGGCGGCGATGATGCGGGCCGGGAACACCGAGCCGATGGCGCGGAGTCTGCTGGACATGGCACTGGCCAAGAACGACGGCCTGGACGCGGGCGTGGCGCGGACGCCGGGCACGACCGGGCCGACCACATTCCGGCAGTGGTGCCGGGAGGTGCTCCGGCCGGCGGCGGAGCGTAGTGCCGCGATCGCGGGTGGTGCCGGAGGAAGATAG
- a CDS encoding GNAT family N-acetyltransferase: MFEVPIGSGDAVLRPLEPWQAGELLANIDRGREFIGRFIGLADAITTPETATAFLTGYAEKAAADTGRIWGIWSAGTLVGGVLFRTMSVPNGTAEAGAWLEPSAAGRGLITRATALIIDWAIRERGLHRVEWQVSAGNTASIAVARRLGMTREGVLRQAYTLRGTRYDIEIWSVLASEWRTPA; the protein is encoded by the coding sequence ATGTTCGAGGTACCGATCGGCTCCGGCGACGCGGTCCTCCGTCCGCTGGAGCCATGGCAGGCCGGCGAGCTGCTGGCCAACATCGACCGGGGCCGCGAGTTCATCGGCCGGTTCATCGGCCTGGCCGACGCCATCACCACGCCGGAGACCGCGACGGCGTTCCTGACCGGGTACGCGGAGAAGGCCGCCGCCGACACCGGGCGCATCTGGGGCATCTGGTCCGCCGGCACGCTGGTCGGCGGCGTGCTCTTCCGGACGATGAGCGTGCCGAACGGTACGGCCGAGGCCGGTGCCTGGCTGGAGCCGTCCGCGGCCGGCCGGGGTCTGATCACCCGGGCGACCGCGCTGATCATCGACTGGGCGATCCGCGAGCGCGGCCTGCACCGCGTCGAATGGCAGGTGTCGGCCGGCAACACCGCCAGCATCGCGGTCGCCCGCCGCCTCGGCATGACCCGCGAGGGCGTGCTCCGCCAGGCGTACACGCTGCGCGGCACCCGGTACGACATCGAGATCTGGTCGGTGCTGGCATCGGAGTGGAGGACACCGGCCTGA
- a CDS encoding MarR family winged helix-turn-helix transcriptional regulator, whose translation MSEHPSAAGDLAWAVHHLAVAAAELDAAVARRMGLTAGDYLALKHLSISGEPMGPVELGRLLGVTSGAATGLVDRLEQRGFAKRRPHLTDRRRQTVAITPYARQRLVDELRPLADDIADAAAALTDRQRRTVTDTLGRLAGLHRRHAR comes from the coding sequence ATGTCCGAGCATCCGTCCGCCGCGGGCGATCTGGCGTGGGCCGTGCACCACCTCGCCGTCGCCGCCGCCGAACTCGACGCGGCCGTCGCCCGCCGCATGGGCCTGACCGCGGGCGACTACCTCGCGCTCAAGCACCTCTCGATCTCCGGCGAACCGATGGGTCCGGTCGAACTCGGCCGGCTGCTGGGTGTCACGTCCGGTGCCGCGACCGGGCTGGTCGACCGGCTGGAGCAGCGCGGCTTCGCGAAACGGCGGCCGCACCTCACGGACCGGCGCCGGCAGACGGTCGCGATCACGCCGTACGCGCGGCAGCGGCTGGTTGACGAGCTGCGGCCACTGGCGGACGACATCGCCGACGCGGCGGCCGCGCTCACCGACCGGCAGCGCCGCACCGTGACCGACACGCTCGGCCGGCTCGCCGGCCTGCACCGCCGCCACGCCCGCTGA
- a CDS encoding DUF4184 family protein: MPLTFPSHAALPLPLKLWRPRWFDGVALVIGSASPDLAYALDGTVLESVRGIALYQLAHGPAGLPLFCLPVTLACAILVRRAAPVVAAHLPARPVWLAPRDYGVLGASRPAFLVTVLSALLGAASHQVWDAVTEHAPVADLASTVGGAIASLLLAVHIGRRRLLRAWHGDPPAVATRRGRFWGAAALVAVAGTVLISQLPGAFLVHTTGARLIGVFALSLLTASALHTAPSPERATRH; the protein is encoded by the coding sequence ATGCCGCTGACGTTCCCCTCGCACGCCGCGTTACCGCTCCCGCTCAAATTGTGGCGGCCACGCTGGTTCGACGGGGTGGCGCTGGTGATCGGGTCGGCGTCGCCGGACCTGGCGTACGCGCTGGACGGCACCGTCCTGGAGTCGGTCCGCGGTATCGCGCTCTACCAGCTGGCGCACGGGCCGGCCGGCCTTCCGCTGTTCTGCCTGCCGGTCACGCTGGCGTGCGCGATCCTGGTGCGCCGGGCCGCGCCGGTCGTCGCCGCGCACCTGCCCGCGCGGCCGGTGTGGCTGGCGCCGCGCGACTACGGCGTGCTGGGCGCGAGCCGCCCGGCGTTCCTGGTGACCGTGCTGTCGGCGCTGCTCGGTGCCGCGTCCCACCAGGTCTGGGACGCGGTCACCGAGCACGCGCCGGTCGCCGATCTGGCCTCGACGGTCGGCGGCGCGATCGCCTCGCTGCTGCTGGCGGTCCACATCGGACGACGCCGGCTGCTGCGCGCCTGGCACGGCGATCCACCGGCCGTGGCGACGCGGCGGGGCCGGTTCTGGGGTGCCGCCGCGCTGGTGGCCGTGGCCGGCACGGTGCTGATCTCCCAGCTGCCGGGCGCCTTCCTGGTGCACACCACGGGCGCCCGCCTGATCGGCGTGTTCGCGCTCTCCCTGCTGACCGCGTCCGCGCTGCACACGGCGCCGTCCCCGGAGCGCGCCACACGCCACTGA